Proteins encoded by one window of uncultured Draconibacterium sp.:
- the corA gene encoding magnesium/cobalt transporter CorA — protein MARFLKDRSKAKGMVPGSLVLIGRQKMVNPVIQLIRFNKDELYEETSESFLEVKEKCLSGHVNWINIYGLHDLEMIKQLGEEYKLPSLLLEDILNTDQSPKYENGDTYDAFIMKILHQEEGSTRIHAEQITLVLGENYVLTLQERKGDVFDVVRERIRKCKGRVRSSGNDYLAYALMDALVDNYSILIENIGRQVEDMEDRLFTNMDAKIVEEIYKFKTELNYIRKAVRPMREFIASLLRTEDTFFQKKNIAYLKDLNDLIIQCTEAVEMYNSMTSDQLNIYNSNMSNRMNEVMKTLTIFASIFIPLTFIAGIYGMNFDYIPELKFKYGYLVFWVVILLLGGGLLIYFRRKKWL, from the coding sequence ATGGCTCGTTTTTTAAAAGATCGCTCAAAAGCGAAAGGAATGGTTCCCGGTTCTTTAGTACTCATTGGTCGGCAAAAAATGGTTAACCCGGTCATTCAATTAATACGTTTTAATAAAGACGAATTGTATGAGGAAACATCAGAATCATTTTTGGAGGTAAAAGAAAAATGCCTCTCTGGTCATGTAAACTGGATCAATATTTACGGATTACACGATCTGGAAATGATTAAACAACTGGGGGAAGAATATAAGTTGCCGTCTCTTTTGCTTGAGGATATTCTAAATACCGACCAGTCGCCCAAGTACGAGAATGGTGATACTTACGATGCTTTTATTATGAAAATTCTTCATCAAGAAGAAGGTTCAACGAGGATTCATGCCGAGCAAATTACACTTGTTCTCGGCGAGAATTATGTGTTAACGCTACAGGAAAGAAAAGGAGATGTTTTTGATGTGGTGCGTGAGCGTATTCGGAAATGTAAAGGAAGAGTTCGGTCGAGTGGAAATGACTATCTGGCCTACGCATTAATGGATGCTCTAGTTGATAATTATTCGATTCTGATAGAGAATATTGGTCGGCAGGTTGAAGACATGGAAGATCGGCTTTTTACAAACATGGACGCCAAAATTGTTGAAGAGATTTACAAGTTTAAGACCGAATTGAACTACATTAGAAAGGCTGTTCGCCCAATGCGCGAGTTTATTGCATCTTTGTTGCGTACTGAAGATACTTTTTTCCAGAAAAAGAATATTGCATATTTGAAAGACCTGAACGATTTAATTATTCAATGTACAGAAGCCGTTGAAATGTATAACAGCATGACTTCGGACCAGTTGAATATATATAACTCGAACATGAGCAACCGCATGAATGAGGTAATGAAGACCTTAACAATTTTTGCATCTATTTTTATTCCGCTAACTTTTATTGCAGGTATTTACGGGATGAATTTTGATTATATTCCCGAGCTGAAATTTAAGTATGGCTACCTTGTTTTTTGGGTGGTTATTTTACTGCTTGGAGGCGGATTATTGATTTATTTTAGACGAAAGAAATGGTTGTAA